Proteins from one Oscillospiraceae bacterium genomic window:
- the tagD gene encoding glycerol-3-phosphate cytidylyltransferase — translation MKRVITYGTFDLLHYGHINLLKRAKELGDYLVVVLSTDEFNWNEKQKKCYFSYEQRKALLESIRYVDLVIPEENWEQKKTDVHEYHIDTFVMGDDWKGKFDFLKEEGVEVVYLPRTPEISTTQIKNDLNKK, via the coding sequence ATGAAAAGAGTAATAACTTATGGAACTTTTGATTTATTGCATTACGGGCATATTAACTTGTTAAAGAGAGCAAAGGAATTGGGAGATTATTTAGTTGTAGTATTATCAACGGATGAATTTAACTGGAATGAAAAGCAGAAAAAATGTTACTTTTCATACGAACAAAGGAAAGCATTACTTGAATCAATCAGATATGTTGACTTAGTCATTCCGGAGGAAAACTGGGAACAGAAAAAAACTGATGTACACGAATATCATATTGATACTTTTGTAATGGGGGATGACTGGAAAGGAAAGTTTGATTTCCTAAAAGAAGAAGGAGTTGAAGTTGTATATCTTCCAAGAACTCCTGAAATAAGTACAACTCAAATAAAAAATGACCTTAATAAAAAATAA